From the Leishmania panamensis strain MHOM/PA/94/PSC-1 chromosome 31 sequence genome, one window contains:
- the AAT1.3 gene encoding amino acid transporter, putative (TriTrypDB/GeneDB-style sysID: LpmP.31.0340) codes for MSITVAGSSSGRHLNRKKHEHEWEYHSPSGDGTELFEEETYAAGIEEPEGKRVPTPDDSQEGKDPYDFSVNSPESRIARMDRERAARVHRRRTELNFFQRWFSYVLPYGGVVASGINLASSCIGAGIIALPSAFNASGVLMALLYMLIIAFLTVYSYILLAIVAKKTGLRNYEQIVRALMGPGADYFLAFCLWFLSFGAEVAYAISLKDVLTAFLEASESTPEYLKTLSGVRVLTFVLWLVGMLPLCLPKEINSLRYFSCIAIVFIVYFAVAMVIHSGMNGLQERPRPAVKLFNTGNAAIGGLSTFLFAFISQLNAMEVAGEMHKFSVSRMTAASTIGVTICFVLYFFAGLFGYLDFGPRVVGSALKQYNPIEDKMMGVGYGGLMLKLCVGYGLHMIPVRDAIYHVCQTNVHDIAWWKNACVCGSMAVLSLICGLFVPRINVVFGLVGGFAGGFIGYIYPALMVMYSGNWAFSSVGFFHYVCTHLLLIVGVIAVVWGTGAAIFDEVMASRG; via the coding sequence atGTCCATCACCGTTGCAGGAAGTTCGTCGGGGCGTCACCTAAATCGGAAGAAGCATGAGCACGAGTGGGAGTACCACTCTCCGAGCGGAGACGGAACGGAGCTTTTTGAGGAGGAGACATACGCGGCTGGGATAGAAGAGCCAGAAGGGAAGCGGGTGCCTACTCCGGATGACTCGCAGGAAGGAAAGGACCCGTACGATTTCTCTGTCAACAGTCCAGAGAGTCGCATCGCCCGCATGGACCGCGAGCGGGCGGCGCGGGTGCACCGACGTCGCACGGAGCTGAACTTCTTTCAAAGGTGGTTCAGTTACGTCCTTCCCTATGGCGGTGTTGTGGCCTCCGGCATCAACCTCGCCAGCTCTTGCATCGGTGCGGGTATCATCGCGCTCCCTTCTGCGTTCAACGCGTCAGGTGTACTCATGGCCCTGCTCTACATGCTCATCATCGCCTTCCTCACGGTGTACTCGTACATTCTACTGGCCATTGTCGCAAAGAAAACGGGTCTGCGCAACTACGAGCAAATTGTGCGCGCGTTGATGGGCCCCGGTGCCGACTACTTCCTCGCCTTCTGCCTCTGGTTTCTCAGCTTTGGTGCGGAAGTAGCGTACGCAATTTCGCTGAAAGATGTCCTCACGGCCTTTCTGGAGGCGTCCGAGTCCACACCAGAATACCTCAAGACGCTCTccggtgtgcgtgtcttgACTTTTGTGCTGTGGCTTGTGGgcatgctgccgctgtgcctgCCAAAGGAGATCAACTCGCTGCGCTACTTCTCCTGCATCGCGATTGTGTTCATCGTGTACTTTGCCGTCGCCATGGTGATTCACAGTGGCATGAATGGACTGCAGGAACGCCCCCGTCCTGCTGTGAAGCTCTTCAACACGGGCAACGCCGCCATCGGCGGCCTGTCCAccttcctcttcgccttcATCTCACAGCTCAACGCCATGGAGGTGGCAGGGGAGATGCACAAGTTTTCCGTGAGCCGCATGACGGCTGCGTCCACCATTGGTGTGACCATTTGTTTTGTGCTGTACTTCTTCGCTGGGCTCTTTGGCTACCTCGACTTCGGCCCAAGGGTAGTCGGCTCCGCGCTGAAGCAGTACAACCCCATCGAGGATAAGATGATGGGCGTCGGCTACGGTGGCCTCATGTTGAAGCTGTGCGTCGGATACGGCCTGCACATGATCCCGGTGCGCGATGCCATTTACCACGTATGCCAGACAAACGTGCATGACATCGCGTGGTGGAAgaacgcgtgtgtgtgcggctcGATGGCCGTCCTGTCACTCATCTGCGGTCTCTTCGTGCCTCGCATCAACGTTGTCTTTGGCCTTGTCGGTGGCTTCGCGGGCGGCTTCATCGGCTACATTTACCCGGCGCTCATGGTCATGTACTCGGGGAACTGGGCTTTCTCGAGTGTGGGCTTCTTCCACTATGTCTGTACCCACCTGCTACTTATCGTCGGCGTCATTGCCGTGGTGTGGGGTACGGGTGCCGCTATTTTCGACGAAGTCATGGCGAGTCGCGGCTGA
- a CDS encoding hypothetical protein (TriTrypDB/GeneDB-style sysID: LpmP.31.0350), giving the protein MFQCPCEHVAALREVKRAMGVHHDYLDGWLYLFLANKKFDIAETVAKLRRRDDMERTVFAKYTMTDSLRKSMRAGIVQYIGRDKEGHPVLYFNTARDRPTAAQRPERQANLDMFLSWAVRCDRKNPTAMVTWLINQKNASVLRNTDLIFQKEMALRISKFFPGVVARIFVCNMSSALTYVIRPLLRQLPRTISECIFLFSASDINKGELLKLIDPEVLPVEMGGNNDCDHSPNYERFATTIECYFDRCIRALSEGKSIKEMEMMEEFDVDKHGAPVAPATEGVAAGYTNSTPTPNDATVIGSTEAYQNMSTAWSNTTTTPSEETLDFAIIQEPCTVVVDNEGQRGRIQGVVQPDQQGERLVPLTSGTVAIDWNTLCASSSASLPSLISHVPSTNLFDCVSEPGESMGDFADSTITREGLYRVHLSSIEEFSYSVILRKYLAQGQGGGCGGAISEQWDACLRDWISFRCQCVELVPKLEHLLEALRLGAMLSEDEEDVVTQLRRCSHFMLNLFPQTQRMMRFHLLDWYAVGATTHYRTAAAAAASTTSNKTVADHGVVDLLSVNPRRLAFQLDCTSPDNVLLSAQAGAIEFVENWDDLIALDQRMGRVVRRLLLTWPPQTGRVTFEAQLHSRARQLWEQLTPLFRVYIEAKVGISLAEFIQHYGLLVPGGYIDETAEWYRLLFAAVLRYRELHRRSWLFHVFPPLGHADVRAAEPPTMEELLQAHGDAVTDVKAAVSLTMLVEQSLRYTADQLSTDGAGGAVATRVTVERYLEASQAKVFIPYETQRSGVLPSESIAQYRRAAATCLKNAEAPLQEFLFTTVSLFVLQREYPPDMTEAEIMAALQRSKKQSAVNMQERREHQQVAISFAGVCSELQGSFGSDIHGLLTTYSAPDMPAYGYALGLELLLAVAILKSRRSRSGSGGRGGTPLQTSCKLLSSVTAFSENDICAMSDDTEVRDVGAPSLVSAQSLLETLNAMSHPALRLASLKRMHIF; this is encoded by the coding sequence ATGTTTCAATGCCCTTGCGAGCATGTGGCAGCACTACGAGAGGTAAAGCGGGCCATGGGGGTTCACCACGACTACCTTGACGGGTGGCTTTACCTCTTCCTTGCCAACAAGAAGTTTGACATTGCGGAGACGGTTGCAAAGCTCCGACGACGCGATGACATGGAGCGGACAGTGTTTGCGAAGTACACCATGACGGACAGTCTGCGCAAATCGATGCGGGCGGGTATTGTGCAGTACATAGGGCGAGATAAGGAGGGTCATCCGGTGCTCTACTTCAATACAGCGCGCGACCGCCCCACGGCGGCACAGCGGCCTGAGCGGCAGGCAAACTTGGATATGTTCCTCAGCTGGGCTGTGCGCTGCGACCGAAAGAACCCGACGGCAATGGTTACGTGGCTCATCAATCAGAAAAACgcctcggtgctgcgcaacacGGATCTGATCTTCCAGAAGGAaatggcgctgcgcatcagCAAATTCTTTCCTGGCGTTGTTGCCCGAATCTTCGTCTGTAATATGAGTAGTGCGCTAACTTATGTGATAAGGCCGCTGCTACGGCAGCTGCCCCGAACAATCAGCGAGTgcatctttctcttctccgcgAGTGACATCAATAAGGGCGAGTTGCTGAAGCTCATCGACCCGGAGGTGCTGCCGGTGGAGATGGGCGGGAACAATGACTGCGACCACTCGCCCAACTACGAGCGCTTTGCGACGACTATCGAGTGCTACTTTGACCGCTGCATCAGAGCCCTCAGCGAGGGCAAGTCCATCaaggagatggagatgaTGGAGGAGTTCGACGTCGACAAGCACGGCGCTCCCGTCGCTCCAGCAACTGAAGGTGTGGCCGCGGGGTACACCAACTCTACACCCACCCCGAACGATGCAACCGTCATTGGAAGTACGGAGGCGTACCAGAACATGTCGACGGCTTGGTCAAACACAACCACGACGCCCAGCGAGGAGACGCTTGACTTTGCCATCATACAAGAGCCATGCACTGTAGTGGTAGACAACGAAGGGCAAAGGGGTAGGATTCAGGGCGTTGTCCAACCCGACCAACAAGGAGAGCGTCTCGTGCCTCTCACAAGTGGCACTGTCGCCATCGACTGGAACACGTTGTGTGCGTCATCGTCGGCGTCCCTGCCATCTCTCATTAGTCACGTGCCAAGCACTAACCTCTTTGACTGTGTTAGTGAGCCCGGTGAATCCATGGGGGACTTTGCCGACTCTACCATCACCAGGGAGGGACTGTACCGGGTGCACCTCAGCTCTATTGAGGAGTTCTCGTACTCAGTGATCCTGCGCAAGTACCTTGCGCAGGGCCAGGGCGGTGGTTGTGGCGGTGCCATCTCGGAGCAGTGGGATGCATGTCTTCGTGACTGGATCTCCTTCCGCTGCCAGTGCGTGGAGCTGGTTCCAAAGCTGGAGCACCTCTTGGAGGCACTGAGACTCGGTGCCATGCTGtcagaggacgaggaggacgtaGTCACCCAgcttcgccgctgcagccacttCATGCTCAACCTCTTTCCGCAGACGCAGCGGATGATGCGCTTTCATTTGCTGGACTGGTATGCGGTGGGGGCCACGACACACTaccgcactgctgctgctgccgcagcgtcgaCCACGAGCAATAAGACGGTGGCTGATCACGGCGTAGTAGACTTGCTTTCTGTGAACCCGCGGCGGCTAGCGTTCCAGCTCGACTGCACCTCACCCGACAACGTCCTTCTCTCCGCACAGGCCGGCGCTATCGAGTTTGTCGAGAACTGGGACGATTTGATTGCATTAGATCAGCGTATGGGGCGAgtggtgcgccgcctgctgctgacgtggCCGCCACAGACAGGTCGAGTCACCTTCGAGGCGCAGCTCCACTCCAGAGCGCGTCAGCTGTGGGAGCAGCTAACGCCGCTGTTCCGCGTTTACATCGAAGCCAAGGTGGGCATCTCCCTCGCGGAGTTCATCCAGCACTATGGCCTGCTCGTGCCGGGCGGCTACATTGATGAGACGGCGGAGTGGTACCGGCTGCTCTttgcggcagtgctgcggtaccgcgagctgcaccgccgcagctggcTCTTCCACGTTTTCCCACCACTGGGTCATGCCGATGTGAGGGCGGCCGAGCCGCCAACGATGGAGGAGCTCCTGCAGGCTCATGGGGACGCCGTCACGGATGTGAAGGCTGCGGTATCGCTCACGATGCTGGTGGAGCAGTCACTGCGCTATACCGCAGACCAGCTGAGCAcggacggcgctggcggtgctgtggcGACGCGCGTCACCGTGGAGCGCTATCTTGAGGCGAGTCAGGCAAAGGTCTTCATCCCGTACGAGACGCAGCGCTCTGGTGTGCTGCCCAGCGAGAGCATTGCGCAGTACAGGAGGGCTGCAGCAACGTGCCTGAAGAACGCAGAGGCGCCACTACAAGAATTTCTTTTCACGACTGTGAGCCTGTTCGTGCTCCAGCGCGAGTACCCGCCCGACATGACCGAGGCGGAGAtcatggcggcgctgcagcggtccAAAAAACAGAGCGCGGTGAATATGCAGGAGCGCCGCGAGCACCAGCAAGTCGCCATCTCATTTGCGGGCGTCTGCTCCGAGTTGCAGGGGAGTTTTGGCAGTGACATTCACGGCCTTCTCACGACGTATTCCGCACCGGACATGCCCGCGTATGGGTATGCCTTAgggctggagctgctgctagCGGTAGCCATTCTGAAAAGCcggcggagcaggagcggcagcggcggacgTGGAGGGACACCCTTGCAGACCTCGTGTAAGCTTCTGTCTTCGGTGACTGCCTTTAGTGAGAACGATATCTGCGCGATGAGCGATGACACGGAGGTGCGTGATGTCGGAGCGCCTTCCTTAGTTAGTGCTCAGTCTCTGCTGGAGACGCTGAACGCCATGAGTCACCCTGCGCTGCGACTCGCCTCGCTCAAGCGCATGCACATTTTTTGA
- a CDS encoding hypothetical protein (TriTrypDB/GeneDB-style sysID: LpmP.31.0360): protein MRSTCRLCAGSVLDAPSTELRATAQRVARVETRRLREKKATTSPYHKEQYISAFLEAHSAVLVHQHVVFNSLTNKHIEEKAATALTASHELTSLAQELDARYATRDSSKKLARSGTEPVDASNLAGPGVGFLSHFPRIEFGAWRSTSGGDTRLQRRLRSADVMRHCVIREARTPPSLSPEVIERMLPPRLPAPAQGLIVYLKSVRFQQNEDPENCNRLESQLWEALHALQYSRELQRAVALYAVLCISAFCGWHTASALVVSLVQKWPAHVAPCGASSSDAVKAVGEDRSHIIALFLETARCSSFRPSFTAPSLAELEKVAVALHRPFEEDNGCATGSFTVTGTPLDGQGKRSSGAAAASSPRWDPIVSAPLLSLMGIHRLTDERFFRNEAAQVRSLAERFCVHRFRPTPSYAAAACNSGPAYMPALAWGEYLRAMHRCGASLAEIQSATDRITDKADTRHADSLLSSTHLWNAYLACSPGSHAKEVYERNLHVYRVKETPATTAAVMTALLQEGTAESCVEARALWKRLQRVHASGKMILHTSSTLTAYIRLLEVEGQADALLGLLTSFEGLYEPFGVAPKSFARAVEEVHRRGSGGSGIEEGLDLLACACNRHPFLVPPFVRYVLVRAIKRTSTAAASAKAAVTGASDRGETSRPVASRLSAAGVEFSAEDVAALL, encoded by the coding sequence ATGCGATCCACGTGTCGTCTCTGCGCTGGGTCTGTGCTTGATGCGCCATCCACCGAGTTGCGCGCGACGGCTCAACGAGTAGCGCGCGTTGAGACACGGCGCCTGCGGGAGAAAAAGGCTACAACAAGCCCCTATCACAAGGAGCAGTACATCAGCGCTTTTCTCGAGGCGCATAGCGCCGTGCTGGTGCACCAGCACGTCGTATTCAATTCTCTCACTAACAAGCACATCGAGGAGAAAGCTGCTACGGCACTCACTGCCTCCCACGAACTGACCAGCCTGGCGCAGGAGCTGGACGCGCGCTATGCTACTCGTGATTCCTCTAAAAAGTTAGCCCGCTCAGGGACAGAGCCAGTGGATGCGTCCAACCTCGCTGGTCCGGGCGTCGGCTTTCTCTCGCACTTCCCTCGGATTGAGTTTGGtgcgtggcgcagcacgagTGGCGGAGACAcgcgtctgcagcggcgtctgCGTTCAGCTGATGTAATGCGGCACTGCGTGATTCGCGAGGCCCGCACACCACCGTCCCTCTCGCCGGAGGTGATTGAGCGGATGCTGCCCCCACGGCTGCCGGCGCCAGCTCAGGGCTTAATCGTGTACTTGAAGTCGGTGCGCTTCCAGCAAAATGAAGACCCAGAGAACTGTAATCGACTAGAGTCGCAACTCTGGGAGGCTCTGCATGCACTCCAGTACTCACGTGAGCTACAGCGAGCCGTGGCGCTCTACGCAGTTCTCTGTATCAGCGCCTTCTGTGGCTGgcacaccgcctccgcccttGTGGTGTCACTGGTGCAGAAGTGGCCAGCACATGTCGCACCTTGCGGTGCGAGCTCGTCTGATGCGGTGAAGGCCGTGGGCGAAGACCGCTCGCACATCATCGCGCTGTTCCTGGAGactgcgcgctgcagctcattTCGGCCCTCCTTCACTGCGCCGTCCTTGGCCGAGCTGGAGAAGGTCGCCGTGGCACTGCACAGGCCATTTGAAGAAGACAACGGTTGTGCGACCGGCTCTTTCACAGTAACAGGCACACCTCTTGACGGCCAGggcaagaggagcagcggcgctgctgctgcatcctCGCCTCGCTGGGATCCTATCGTatcggcaccgctgctgtcgttgaTGGGAATCCACAGACTCACGGACGAGCGGTTTTTCCGAAACGAAGCGGCGCAAGTGAGATCGCTGGCGGAGCGCTTCTGCGTGCATCGATTTCGTCCCACTCCGTCgtacgctgccgctgcctgcaaTTCCGGGCCAGCGTACATGCCTGCCTTAGCGTGGGGTGAGTATCTTCGGGCGATGCACCGCTGTGGCGCCTCCTTGGCGGAGATCCAAAGTGCGACAGACCGCATCACTGACAAGGCCGACACGCGGCACGCCGATTCGCTTCTCTCCAGCACGCACCTGTGGAACGCATACCTCGCGTGCAGTCCAGGCAGCCACGCCAAAGAGGTGTACGAGAGGAATTTGCATGTCTACAGGGTAAAAGAGACAcccgccaccacggcagcggtCATGACAGCGCTGTTGCAGGAGGGGACGGCAGAGAGCTGCGTCGAGGCCCGTGCACTCTGgaagcgcctccagcgcgtTCACGCATCCGGTAAGATGATTCTGCATACTAGCAGCACACTGACGGCCTACATTCGATTGCTGGAGGTAGAGGGCCAGGCAGACGCGCTCTTGGGGCTTCTTACCTCCTTTGAGGGGCTGTATGAGCCGTTTGGCGTGGCCCCGAAGTCGTTTGCACGggcggtggaagaggtgcATCGGCGGGGCAGTGGCGGTTCGGGGATCGAAGAGGGCCTCGATCTGCTTGCCTGCGCGTGCAACAGAcaccccttcctcgtccCCCCATTCGTGCGCTACGTTCTTGTCCGTGCGATTAAGCGGACGTCGACTGCCGCCGCATCTGCGAAGGCCGCTGTGACGGGCGCCAGCGACAGAGGGGAGACATCACGCCCTGTCGCAAGTCGGTTGTCGGCAGCGGGGGTTGAGTTCTCTGCCGAGGACGTCGCTGCGCTACTCTAA
- a CDS encoding hypothetical protein (TriTrypDB/GeneDB-style sysID: LpmP.31.0370), giving the protein MSGTTSSPKGPRRSRDVPANSSCRSVSQASGLSSVHGSRSSRSGLYTKDGVKFSPTRRKFRGMRGNLQEHCTAHICRFSPYRPPSAVILDPYPNSSINSLCVVGLTTLVTVHRTGVRLYRERQLPALDTSAAQPTSQSSSTLGMVANRISSSAAVPRASAAAVLPGACSATGVFELIETRQRFQVRESYLCAAMQPVLVDGVLFLSKWSRYFSIASGSDRVVHGVSVMSSGAHFCLGHTQHQTNKVVCMQCTQVALEPCHPLSLTPAVVSVDEVGTVVLFDVEKEAAAVLERAPLWYRQTNARPKEKRMAAEGSKFTSTTGDSGAQACRGPRQAPLQQQYLTPEEEDHVLSTMEKASMSERIFYHLEHGVATRVALVGPCVELCNRCHNAFSRASSSSGGYRLVSVYLSSRARDVPADAVQPEQLMDGEGDGAAELNTVLLRVLWGPRRAFVLEEVSLVQEVAPTRVCDAGIAIYAPPYQVGIPMTVILARPALELWSLCGCTGDLIETRRVYAANSDVPRPGCRLAVSEFFLHWVPLGRHRLVVEEGAESEEERSWSCTAAVTNSGTVLLLGSAPMPVARKALGAAALVAAPHVGDPWRVAMEKELAVESFKDTDLEAWLDDIRSPPSRSSSSAVAESGSTAPAATNAAEAPAEESTAAYNNNNVSADHHAVTFPYTVLMELYAPQRPYNSRKRESTSSTPTGVLSVLPDWAANRLLLFMADHEVLLSVPLPFAERVGTLTDAPQHDADDCKVSDVAAEPLAATNEVDGTPSSSSAAQTHHATQEEAQAGGVAQYLRGATRKALAAASQDWSSSVQRWTPSTSSYFSYFEGAGCATTKASPLYKPQSTEAQSSVADNRAAAPSSGAAAGSLSTTVAASSNESYRFFSLTRPLMAALFQLTGDSDEPAPPTVVRVPLKETVSSVKSEATAPNIELLAPPVQQGSSGDIAPPPPCPVSLAAYAVGQHSGSRHCHRYHDSSRKSSKAGSSRHCRTRASQHSRSGTRTSSTAAAHTVTIEDGAEVQVSYISAQIAMLKKESEERSGSCASETGSTEDEAHRARHESVSTGSRWWYALCHITEVEEPLKRNALLYAWKDEHNDLYIRFSVEQDDLRQREAADERDGHGVFFSPRGESGSVSPVVSKRSRREARPRLMLYRPAEVEDGVHSVGFLSQYKAVLQKRAATSSCGNGFDFSSYFSTLQVPQHVLDVQERDKCWLELEDLRLQQARDLASLHPYDVVTVFQNEERSTAKDAEWRLHATFPYDDAQDGHVVDLQQLNRTALGNLAAAAASEWRWADASETKMWAKDYGLARCSVNRVKSLMKDLKDWEVGPWAYATRWPSREEELRGDSGFMWSTSESPEHTCRRRRLSRLRINIAELKRHTELTASHQRELEELREALGL; this is encoded by the coding sequence ATGTCCGGCACCACTTCTTCACCGAAGGGCCCGAGGCGGAGCAGAGACGTTCCGGCAAACTCCTCATGCCGGTCAGTTTCTCAGGCGTCGGGGTTGTCATCGGTGCATGGGTCGCGCTCGAGCCGCAGTGGACTCTACACGAAAGACGGCGTTAAATTTTCTCCCACCCGTCGGAAGTTTCGAGGAATGCGCGGCAATTTACAAGAGCACTGCACAGCACATATCTGCCGCTTCTCCCCTTACCGGCCCCCCTCAGCCGTCATTCTGGACCCCTATCCGAATTCGAGCATCAACTCGCTCTGCGTCGTGGGCCTCACCACTTTAGTGACGGTGCACCGCACTGGCGTTCGACTTTATCGGGAGCGACAACTTCCCGCGCTAGACACCTCCGCGGCACAGCCCACGTCTCAATCCTCTTCGACGTTGGGTATGGTTGCAAACCGGATTTCTAGCAGCGCAGCCGTGCCCAGggcatcagctgctgcggtgctgcccgGCGCCTGCTCTGCGACAGGCGTGTTCGAACTGATCGAGACGCGGCAGAGGTTTCAGGTCCGTGAGTCGTACCTGTGCGCGGCAATGCAGCCCGTCCTTGTCGATGGCGTTCTCTTCCTGTCCAAGTGGAGTCGGTACTTCTCCATCGCGTCTGGTAGCGACCGTGTGGTGCACGGCGTGTCCGTcatgagcagcggcgcgcactTCTGCCTAGGCCACACGCAGCACCAGACGAATAAGGTGGTATGCATGCAGTGCACACAGGTGGCTCTCGAGCCGTGTCACCCGCTCTCCTTGACGCCGGCTGTGGTGAGCGTCGACGAGGTGGGCACGGTGGTGCTCTTCGACGTTgaaaaggaggcggcagcggtgctcgaGCGGGCGCCGCTGTGGTATCGGCAGACCAACGCGCGTCccaaggaaaagagaatgGCTGCAGAGGGCAGCAAATTCACGAGTACCACCGGGGATAGTGGTGCGCAGGCCTGCCGCGGCCCACGCCAGGCccctctgcagcagcagtacctcACAccggaagaggaggaccaCGTGCTGAGCACAATGGAGAAGGCGTCCATGTCGGAGCGCATCTTCTACCACCTTGAGCACGGCGTCGCCACGCGCGTTGCTCTTGTCGGGCCGTGTGTGGAGCTCTGCAACCGCTGCCACAACGCCTTCTCGCgagcgtcgtcgtcatcaggAGGGTACAGGCTGGTAAGCGTGTACCTCTCCTCACGTGCACGAGACGTGCCTGCCGATGCGGTACAACCAGAGCAGCTAATGGATGGCGAGGGCGACGGGGCGGCCGAGCTCAACACTGTTCTGCTGCGGGTTCTTTGGGGTCCTCGCCGCGCCTttgtgctggaggaggtgagccTCGTACAGGAGGTAGCTCCGACACGTGTGTGCGATGCTGGCATCGCCATCTACGCGCCTCCGTATCAGGTAGGCATACCCATGACAGTCATACTGGCGAGACCCGCGCTGGAGCTGTGGAgcttgtgtgggtgcacCGGAGATCTTATCGAGACGCGCCGAGTGTATGCCGCCAACAGCGACGTCCCCCGCCCCGGCTGTCGCCTTGCCGTCTCGGAGTTTTTTCTTCACTGGGTTCCCCTCGGCCGCCACCGACTCGTGGTCGAGGAaggcgcagagagcgaggaagagaggtcGTGgtcctgcaccgctgccgtgacGAACAGTGGCACAGTGCTGTTGCTTGGCAGTGCACCGATGCCCGTGGCTCGCAAAGCACTAggggcggctgcgctggTTGCCGCGCCTCACGTCGGTGATCCGTGGCGTGTTGCAATGGAGAAAGAGCTGGCGGTGGAGTCCTTTAAAGATACGGACCTGGAGGCCTGGCTGGATGACAtccgctctcctccttcgcggtcctcgtcgtcagcggtggcagagagcggcTCAACGGCCCCTGCAGCCACAAATGCTGCTGAGGCGCCGGCTGAGGAGAGTACGGCCGCGtataacaacaacaacgtcTCAGCTGACCATCACGCCGTGACTTTTCCATACACGGTGCTGATGGAGTTGTACGCCCCCCAGCGGCCCTACAACAGCCGCAAGCGTGAGAGCACATCTTCCACCCCGACAGGTGTGCTGTCTGTATTGCCCGACTGGGCGGCGAatcgcctgctgctcttcatgGCAGACCATGAGGTGTTGCTGAGCGTACCGCTGCCATTTGCGGAGCGCGTGGGTACCCTGACCGACGCCCCGCAGCACGACGCGGACGACTGCAAGGTGAGCGATGTTGCTGCGGAACCTCTTGCCGCTACGAATGAAGTCGATGGTACTCCGTCCTCGTCTTCCGCTGCTCAAACTCATCACGCCAcccaggaggaggcgcaggcagGCGGCGTGGCTCAGTATTTAAGAGGTGCCACGCGGAAAGCACTCGCGGCCGCTTCGCAGGACTGGTCGTCCTCAGTGCAGCGCTGGACTCCGTCCACATCTTCGTATTTTTCTTACTTTGAAGGTGCCGGCTGTGCGACTACCAAAGCCTCACCACTGTATAAACCACAGTCGACGGAGGCACAGTCATCAGTGGCAGATAaccgcgcagcggcgccatcatcaggtgccgctgcggggtCATTGTCCACTACTGTCGcagccagcagcaacgaGTCGTACCGCTTCTTCAGTTTAACACGCCCTTTGATGGCTGCTCTGTTTCAGCTGACGGGCGACTCTGACgagccagcgccgccgaccgTCGTGAGGGTGCCACTCAAGGAGACAGTGTCTAGTGTGAAGAGCGAAGCGACAGCTCCTAATATCGAACTGTTGGCGCCTCCTGTGCAGCAAGGCAGTAGCGGCGACAtcgcgccgccacctccttgtcCCGTGTCTCTGGCTGCCTATGCTGTTGGTCAGCACAGCGGCAGTcggcactgccaccgctaccACGACTCCTCGCgaaagagcagcaaagcAGGCAGCTcacgccactgccgcacgCGGGCGTCCCAACACtcacgcagcggcacacgTACAAGCtctacggctgctgcacacacTGTCACTATCGAGGATGGCGCTGAGGTGCAGGTGTCCTACATCTCTGCGCAGATAGCCATGTTGAAGAAAGAATCTGAGGAGCGGAGCGGCAGTTGCGCCTCCGAGACCGGTTCCACGGAGGACGAGGCTCACCGCGCACGACACGAGTCTGTCTCGACCGGGTCACGGTGGTGGTATGCGCTGTGCCATATTACCGAGGTGGAAGAGCCGCTGAAACGCAATGCGCTGCTCTACGCGTGGAAGGATGAACACAATGACCTCTACATCCGCTTCTCGGTGGAGCAGGACGATCTGCGTCAGCGTGAGGCCGCTGACGAGCGGGACGGGCACGGAGTTTTTTTCTCACCAAGAGGCGAGAGCGGTTCCGTCTCGCCTGTTGTGTCGAAGCGCAGTCGCCGGGAAGCCAGGCCACGCCTGATGCTCTACCGaccagcagaggtggaggacggCGTTCACTCAGTGGGCTTCCTCTCGCAGTACAAGGCTGTCCTGCAGAAGCGAGCCGCCACGTCCAGCTGCGGAAATGGCTTCGACTTCAGCTCATACTTTTCAACCCTCCAAGTGCCGCAGCACGTGCTGGATGTGCAGGAGCGAGATAAGTGCTGgctggagctggaggacctACGCCTGCAGCAGGCCAGGGACTTGGCGAGCCTCCACCCCTACGATGTGGTGACGGTCTTCCAGAACGAAGAGCGGTCAACTGCCAAGGACGCAGAATGGCGGCTGCACGCCACCTTCCCCTACGATGATGCACAAGATGGACATGTTGTGGATCTTCAGCAGCTCAACCGCACTGCCCTAGGGAACCtcgcggcggccgcagcgtcgGAGTGGCGGTGGGCCGATGCCTCGGAGACGAAGATGTGGGCCAAAGACTACGGTCTTGCGCGGTGCTCTGTGAACCGCGTTAAGAGCCTCATGAAAGATCTGAAGGACTGGGAGGTGGGGCCGTGGGCCTACGCCACGCGCTGGCCatcgagagaggaagagctgcgAGGCGATAGTGGCTTCATGTGGAGCACCTCCGAGTCCCCTGAACACAcgtgtcgtcgccgccgacTTAGTCGCCTGCGCATCAACATTGCCGAACTAAAGCGCCATACTGAGCTCACGGCGTCTCATCAGCgagagctggaggagctgcgagaAGCACTGGGACTGTAG